Proteins encoded within one genomic window of Bos indicus x Bos taurus breed Angus x Brahman F1 hybrid chromosome 18, Bos_hybrid_MaternalHap_v2.0, whole genome shotgun sequence:
- the LOC113875800 gene encoding zinc finger and SCAN domain-containing protein 5B-like, which translates to MVSNIGMAEYQTFFQACGHITDSPGAESPASVPPQDTLMENSDCDQEIWHVRIRTFSSSEEWDPVEDLRRLRELCQLWLRLDLHTKEQMMDRLVLEQFMICMPLECQVLLKESGVQSCKDLEDMLKNKQKPRTWMNRTLTIVCIQGQKYLVRDPNIEMVESKAGDMDDERDTCGEPQPPVTVIPPENGQEGSQELQNLPGATNLSGEQERRALQPVTVPETGELEHQTPRGKLEKDLLEDRGETKTLQSQEPELLKCPEGDVSTTSGSRGGPLKYRRHVKRKRDSGPICQDVCQEAATCLDQGEFSGQLGSHSVGASGTVGPSSLPEGAETPGRAPSECSVCKKSFPYQSQLTLHQRTHTGERPFQCDICAKGFIQLSHLWVHEQIHTGKKPYSCDVCLKKFTHDSTLRAHKRTHTQEKPFRCEHCDRAFSHRGNLSVHRRTHSRLKPYVCPECHSAFRQLETFKGDWKIHSK; encoded by the exons ATGGTGTCCAATATTGGGAT GGCTGAGTACCAGACATTTTTTCAGGCTTGTGGACACATCACAGACAGCCCTGGGGCTGAGTCACCGGCATCCGTGCCACCCCAAGACACACTCATGGAAAACTCAGACTGTGACCAGGAAATCTGGCACGTCCGGATCAGAACATTTAGCAGCTCAGAGGAATGGGACCCTGTTGAGGATCTGAGGAGACTCCGTGAACTCTGCCAGCTGTGGCTGAGGCTGGATCTTCACACCAAGGAGCAGATGATGGACAGGCTGGTGCTGGAGCAGTTCATGATCTGCATGCCCCTGGAGTGCCAGGTCCTGCTCAAAGAAAGTGGGGTGCAGAGTTGCAAAGACCTGGAGGACATGCTGAAAAATAAGCAGAAACCCAGGACCTGGATGAATAGGACCTTA ACCATAGTCTGCATACAAGGGCAGAAATATCTTGTGCGTGATCCCAATATTGAGATGGTTGAATCCAAGGCTGGTGACATGGATGATGAGAGAGACACGTGTGGGGAGCCCCAACCCCCTGTGACGGTCATACCTCCAGAGAATGGCCAGGAAGGAAGTCAAGAGCTGCAGAATCTGCCAGGAGCCACAAACCTATCTGGGGAGCAGGAGAGA AGAGCTCTCCAGCCAGTGACTGTTCCTGAAACAGGTGAGCTGGAGCATCAGACGCCCAGGGGGAAGTTGGAGAAGGACCTGCTAGAAGACAGGGGAGAGACAAAAACCCTTCAATCTCAAGAACCTGAACTTCTGAAGTGTCCTG AGGGAGACGTTTCCACCACGAGTGGATCCAGAGGAGGGCCTCTGAAGTATCGCAGACATGTCAAAAGGAAGCGGGACAGCGGTCCAATATGCCAAGACGTGTGTCAAGAGGCAGCCACGTGTTTGGACCAAGGAGAGTTCTCAGGACAGCTTGGGTCCCATTCCGTTGGTGCATCTGGCACCGTGGGACCCAGCAGTCTTCCTGAGGGAGCAGAAACCCCGGGACGGGCACCCTCTGAATGCAGCGTCTGCAAAAAGAGCTTTCCTTATCAATCTCAGCTTACCTTGcaccagaggacacacacaggagagaggCCCTTTCAATGCGACATCTGTGCCAAAGGGTTCATACAGCTTTCACATCTGTGGGTTCACGAGCAGATCCACACTGGCAAGAAGCCCTACAGCTGTGATGTCTGCCTCAAGAAGTTCACCCACGACTCCACACTGCGCGCTCACAAGAGGACCCACACCCAGGAGAAGCCTTTCCGCTGTGAGCACTGTGACAGAGCTTTCAGCCACCGAGGGAACCTCAGTGTTCACCGACGCACCCACTCTAGGCTCAAGCCCTACGTGTGCCCCGAGTGTCACAGTGCCTTCCGTCAGCTTGAGACTTTCAAAGGCGACTGGAAAATCCATTCCAAATGA
- the LOC113875733 gene encoding zinc finger and SCAN domain-containing protein 5B-like codes for MANNQRKGRGPVADSPGAESPASAPRQGTRRENPDSDLEVLRVRFRTFSSSDESDPINALRRLRELCGLWLRPDLHTKEQMVDRLVLEQFVMCMPPDIQVLVKSSGAETCKDLEEVLRKKQKLTKWAVVRVQGEDFLMPVSGVEMLGSEVNEGHSERDQAREPQSTINVVPPDEGQQESQDVQHLPGGKDLSRGQLQKALPPETIPETDELEGQTPSREYLVKDLLEDTGVTRTLSSQEPELLQDREGDVSTPSGSRRGPLKNRRHVKRKRDSSPTCQDVCQEAATCLDKGEFSGQLGSHSVGASGTVGPSSLPEGAETPGRAPSECSVCKKSFPYQSQLTLHQRTHTGERPFQCDICAKGFIQPSDLRVHQRIHTGEKPYSCDVCLKNFAHNSTLRAHKRTHTQEKPFRCEHCDRAFGHRGNLSVHQRTHSGLKPYVCPECQRAFRQLGTFKRHRKIHSR; via the exons ATGGCTAATAACCAGAGAAAGGGTCGTGGCCCCGTCGCCGACAGCCCCGGAGCAGAGTCGCCAGCGTCTGCGCCACGCCAAGGCACCCGAAGGGAAAACCCCGACTCCGACCTTGAAGTGTTGCGGGTCCGCTTCAGAACATTTAGCAGCTCGGACGAATCCGACCCGATCAACGCTCTGAGGAGGCTCCGTGAACTCTGCGGTCTGTGGCTGAGGCCGGATCTTCACACCAAGGAGCAGATGGTGGACAGGCTGGTGCTGGAGCAATTCGTGATGTGCATGCCACCGGACATCCAGGTCTTAGTCAAAAGTAGTGGTGCCGAGACTTGTAAGGATCTGGAAGAGGTgctgagaaagaagcagaaactgaCGAAATGG GCTGTAGTCCGTGTCCAAGGCGAGGATTTTTTGATGCCAGTCTCGGGTGTTGAGATGTTAGGATCTGAGGTCAATGAAGGGCACAGTGAGAGAGACCAagccagggagccccagtctaCAATCAATGTCGTCCCTCCAGATGAGGGCCAGCAGGAAAGCCAAGACGTGCAGCATCTGCCAGGAGGCAAGGACCTGTCGAGGGGGCAG CTCCAGAAAGCTCTCCCACCAGAGACCATTCCTGAAACAGATGAACTGGAGGGTCAGACGCCCTCCAGGGAGTACTTGGTGAAGGACCTGCTGGAAGACACAGGAGTGACAAGAACCCTTTCGTCTCAAGAGCCTGAACTTCTACAGGATCGTG AGGGAGACGTTTCCACTCCGAGTGGATCCAGACGAGGTCCTCTGAAGAATCGCAGACATGTCAAAAGGAAGCGGGACAGCAGTCCAACTTGCCAAGACGTGTGTCAAGAAGCAGCCACGTGTTTGGACAAAGGAGAGTTCTCAGGACAGCTTGGGTCCCATTCCGTTGGTGCATCTGGCACCGTGGGACCCAGCAGTCTTCCTGAGGGAGCAGAAACCCCGGGACGGGCACCCTCTGAATGCAGCGTCTGCAAAAAGAGCTTTCCTTATCAATCTCAGCTTACCTTGcaccagaggacacacacaggagagaggCCCTTTCAATGCGACATATGTGCCAAAGGGTTCATACAGCCTTCAGACCTGCGGGTTCACCAGCGGATCCACACTGGCGAGAAACCCTACAGCTGTGATGTCTGCCTCAAGAACTTCGCCCACAACTCCACACTGCGTGCTCACAAGAGGACCCACACCCAGGAGAAGCCTTTCCGCTGTGAGCACTGTGACAGAGCTTTCGGCCACCGAGGGAACCTCAGTGTTCACCAACGCACCCACTCTGGACTAAAGCCCTACGTGTGCCCCGAGTGTCAAAGAGCCTTCCGTCAGCTGGGGACTTTCAAACGCCACCGGAAAATCCATTCCAGATGA